From Enterococcus mundtii, the proteins below share one genomic window:
- a CDS encoding UxaA family hydrolase, with translation MTDPDFSTRIIQLHPQDSVVVATTTIPTNTTLRFDDVTLTTFEEIPLGHKIALSDLSAGADVIKYGYPIGHLLTDVKAGQWIHTHNIKTNLSGEESYQYQPKSCPIVYPQENRTFQGYLREDGQAGIRNDLFIVPTVGCVNGIAELIIQEYKKRHADDNPFDHLTILKHPYGCSQLGKDHENTKKILADAIHHPNAGGVLVFGLGCENNTIQELKASLNKYNKQRVKFLTAQDVTDEIGHGVSLLEELAEIARRDFRVPVPLDKLTIGLKCGGSDGLSGITANPLLGAFSDYLISQGGSTILTEVPEMFGAEQVLMARAENQAVFESIVRLINDFKQYFLSYNEPVYENPSPGNKAGGISTLEDKSLGCTQKAGNSTVVDVLAYGEKVRKTGLSLLEAPGNDLVAASALASADCQLVLFTTGRGTPFGSYVPTLKVSTNTPLFERKQHWMDFDAGELLTQSMAEVLPLFIDKIIRVASGEETKNEANDVRELAIFKNGVTL, from the coding sequence ATGACTGATCCAGATTTCTCCACTCGAATCATCCAATTACACCCACAGGACAGCGTTGTCGTAGCTACTACCACGATTCCAACGAATACAACACTTCGCTTCGATGATGTTACATTAACTACCTTTGAAGAAATCCCCTTAGGTCATAAAATTGCTTTGTCTGATTTGAGCGCAGGGGCTGATGTGATCAAGTATGGCTATCCGATTGGTCATCTCTTGACGGATGTCAAAGCAGGACAATGGATACATACGCATAATATCAAAACAAATCTTTCTGGTGAGGAAAGCTACCAATACCAACCAAAATCATGCCCCATCGTCTATCCACAAGAAAATCGCACCTTTCAAGGCTATCTTCGTGAAGACGGACAAGCTGGGATTCGCAATGATCTCTTTATCGTTCCAACCGTTGGCTGTGTCAATGGAATCGCTGAATTGATCATCCAAGAATATAAAAAACGACATGCAGATGACAATCCTTTTGATCATCTCACGATTTTAAAACATCCTTATGGTTGTTCTCAATTAGGCAAGGATCATGAGAATACGAAAAAGATTCTAGCTGATGCGATCCATCATCCGAATGCTGGCGGTGTGCTTGTATTTGGATTAGGTTGTGAGAATAATACGATACAAGAATTAAAGGCTAGTTTAAATAAATATAACAAACAACGAGTAAAATTTTTAACTGCCCAAGATGTCACTGATGAAATAGGACATGGCGTCTCTTTGCTTGAAGAATTAGCAGAAATCGCACGAAGAGATTTCCGTGTTCCTGTTCCTCTGGATAAACTAACGATTGGGCTAAAATGCGGTGGTTCAGATGGGTTGTCAGGGATTACTGCAAATCCATTGCTAGGTGCCTTTTCTGACTATTTGATTTCACAAGGTGGTAGCACGATCTTGACGGAAGTGCCCGAAATGTTTGGTGCCGAACAAGTTCTGATGGCACGAGCAGAAAATCAAGCAGTCTTTGAATCGATCGTTCGATTGATCAATGATTTCAAACAATATTTTCTCTCTTATAATGAACCAGTCTATGAAAATCCTTCTCCCGGAAACAAAGCAGGTGGTATCTCTACCTTAGAAGACAAGTCACTTGGTTGCACCCAAAAAGCAGGAAATTCAACGGTAGTCGATGTGTTAGCTTATGGTGAAAAAGTACGTAAAACTGGGCTGAGTTTACTGGAGGCACCTGGTAATGACCTTGTTGCCGCATCTGCGTTAGCTTCTGCTGATTGTCAACTCGTCTTGTTCACCACAGGCAGAGGAACACCTTTTGGTTCTTACGTTCCCACGCTAAAAGTATCAACCAATACACCTTTATTCGAACGAAAACAACATTGGATGGACTTTGATGCTGGTGAATTGTTGACTCAATCCATGGCAGAGGTCTTACCTTTATTTATCGATAAAATCATCCGTGTTGCGAGCGGAGAAGAGACAAAAAACGAAGCCAACGATGTAAGAGAACTAGCTATTTTTAAAAATGGTGTCACACTTTGA
- the relB gene encoding type II toxin-antitoxin system RelB family antitoxin, protein MGQSTITFRIPDDEKELVAEYAKAHNSSLTELYRTSVLDKIEDEIDLKLLKDAMALSKKKKEKGISQSDMEKLLDEV, encoded by the coding sequence ATGGGACAATCCACAATTACATTTAGAATTCCAGATGATGAAAAAGAACTAGTAGCAGAATATGCTAAAGCACATAACTCATCATTGACGGAACTTTACAGGACTTCAGTACTTGATAAAATCGAAGATGAGATTGATTTAAAATTATTAAAAGATGCAATGGCACTTTCTAAAAAGAAAAAAGAGAAGGGGATTTCTCAGTCTGACATGGAGAAGTTGTTAGATGAAGTATAA
- a CDS encoding PBP1A family penicillin-binding protein, whose translation MDFQSMLGRIKTALISFWRWIKPYLGQFHRWRKRIWKKYHINKLILLIGLIFVLITSIYLFVLAKQANVETLKSGLSQSTVIYDKNNEEAGTLYAQKGSYVELDAISPLIQDAVISTEDRNFYQHPGFDIKGIARAAVRMITSGGTGGGGGSTITQQLAKNAYLTLDQTFDRKAKELFLAIEIEKKYSKEEILTMYLNNAYFGNGVWGVQDASRRYFGVDANNVTLSEAATLAGMLKGPGIYNPIDHPENANNRKNTVLSVMADNGKISEEQATAESQTDITHYLNDTYTGSESGYRYPYYFDAVIDEAVSEYGLDEADVMNKGYKIYTSLNQNYQQQLEATYQNDALFPPNATDGAMVQSGSVALDPKTGGVAALVGRRGEHVFRGFNFATQMKRSPGSSIKPLSVFAPALEAGYTPSSILEDKPQSYYDAHNFDGTYQGEVPMYQAVAQSLNLPAVWLLHEIGLQKGFDKTKEFGLPLADSDKYYGLALGGLKNGVSPMTMAGAYGSFANNGKMYTPHLITKIVDSTGAVIVDNTNSKPKQVISEETANQMTSMLLGTFSNGTGVAANPYGYTVAGKTGTTETNFDATKANDQWIVGYTPDVVISTWLGFEETSELHYLEGTSGNVVGKVFKSAAEGILPYTEQTRFNVADAYATGGQVVPADQVPDNSQTNEENQGNWQDNLDRYGEQAKDGLRNFGDMLREGVQGIGDATRDLWRRFQGE comes from the coding sequence ATGGATTTTCAGAGCATGTTAGGAAGAATAAAAACTGCGCTCATCAGTTTTTGGCGATGGATTAAGCCTTACCTTGGACAATTCCATCGCTGGCGCAAGCGCATTTGGAAAAAATATCATATCAACAAGTTGATTTTACTGATCGGACTGATCTTCGTATTGATCACGAGTATTTATCTATTTGTATTAGCAAAACAAGCGAATGTTGAAACACTGAAATCTGGTTTGAGTCAGTCGACCGTGATTTATGATAAAAACAACGAAGAGGCGGGGACGTTGTATGCACAAAAAGGGTCTTATGTGGAGTTAGATGCGATTTCTCCACTGATCCAAGATGCCGTTATCTCGACCGAAGACCGGAATTTTTATCAACATCCTGGTTTTGATATCAAAGGGATTGCCAGAGCAGCAGTAAGGATGATCACATCTGGTGGTACAGGCGGGGGTGGCGGAAGTACCATTACCCAACAGTTAGCCAAAAATGCGTATCTTACACTAGATCAAACGTTTGACAGAAAAGCGAAAGAACTTTTTCTAGCGATTGAGATCGAGAAGAAGTACAGCAAAGAAGAAATTTTAACGATGTATCTGAACAATGCCTATTTTGGTAATGGGGTTTGGGGTGTACAAGATGCATCTAGACGCTATTTTGGAGTGGATGCTAACAATGTCACGCTGTCTGAAGCTGCTACGTTAGCGGGGATGTTGAAGGGTCCTGGTATCTACAACCCAATCGATCATCCAGAAAATGCCAATAATCGGAAAAATACGGTGTTAAGCGTGATGGCAGACAATGGTAAAATCAGTGAAGAACAAGCAACTGCTGAGTCTCAGACGGACATCACACACTATTTGAATGATACGTATACTGGTTCGGAGTCTGGTTATCGTTATCCTTATTATTTTGATGCAGTGATTGATGAAGCTGTTAGTGAATATGGCTTAGATGAAGCAGATGTCATGAACAAAGGCTATAAAATCTATACGTCATTGAATCAGAATTATCAGCAACAACTAGAAGCGACTTATCAAAATGATGCGTTATTCCCTCCAAATGCGACAGATGGTGCCATGGTCCAATCAGGTTCAGTTGCACTAGATCCGAAAACAGGCGGGGTTGCAGCGCTCGTTGGTCGACGTGGGGAACATGTCTTTAGAGGATTCAACTTTGCGACGCAGATGAAACGTTCACCTGGTTCATCGATCAAACCGCTTAGTGTGTTTGCTCCCGCATTAGAAGCTGGCTATACACCGTCAAGTATTCTTGAAGATAAACCACAATCTTATTATGATGCACACAACTTTGATGGGACCTATCAAGGGGAAGTACCGATGTATCAAGCGGTTGCTCAAAGCTTGAATTTACCAGCTGTGTGGTTACTTCATGAGATTGGTCTTCAAAAAGGTTTTGATAAGACAAAAGAATTTGGCTTACCTTTAGCTGATTCAGACAAGTATTATGGGTTAGCGTTAGGTGGTTTGAAAAATGGGGTATCTCCTATGACTATGGCGGGGGCTTATGGTTCATTTGCCAATAATGGGAAGATGTATACACCGCATTTGATCACCAAGATCGTTGACTCTACTGGAGCAGTCATCGTTGATAATACCAACAGTAAACCAAAGCAGGTCATTTCCGAAGAAACGGCGAACCAAATGACCAGCATGTTACTAGGCACGTTCTCAAATGGAACGGGTGTTGCAGCGAATCCATATGGTTATACGGTGGCAGGAAAAACAGGAACGACAGAAACCAATTTTGATGCAACAAAAGCGAATGACCAATGGATTGTTGGATATACCCCAGATGTAGTCATCTCTACTTGGTTGGGATTTGAAGAAACGAGTGAACTTCACTACTTAGAAGGTACAAGTGGCAATGTGGTGGGGAAAGTCTTCAAATCAGCAGCAGAAGGCATCTTGCCTTACACTGAGCAAACAAGATTCAATGTTGCGGATGCCTATGCTACCGGTGGTCAAGTCGTCCCAGCAGATCAAGTACCAGATAATTCACAAACCAATGAAGAGAATCAGGGGAACTGGCAAGACAATTTAGATCGTTATGGTGAACAAGCGAAAGACGGTCTAAGGAATTTTGGTGATATGCTGAGAGAAGGCGTACAAGGTATCGGTGATGCAACACGAGATCTATGGCGTCGATTCCAGGGAGAGTAG
- a CDS encoding ROK family protein: MYGGIEAGGTKFICAVSDQGEIIEKISVPTTLPEETLALVFDFFDRFELEAIGIGSFGPIGIDPTNDRYGYVLATPKQGWRDFDFLGSIKQRYDVPLAWTTDVNAAAYGELLKGAAQGKNSCIYLTVGTGIGGGVVLNSDILSGSAHPEMGHIMVKRHPEDNYEGTCPFHKDCLEGLAAGPSIEARTGIKGQNLPEDHPVWDIQAYYLAQALVNYTLTLAPEKIILGGGVMNQAHLLQKVREQFMTLMAGYMETPPVDEYIVQWGMPNESGIIGSLLLAEKVHREANEFA; the protein is encoded by the coding sequence ATGTATGGTGGAATAGAAGCAGGTGGAACAAAATTTATTTGTGCAGTATCAGATCAGGGAGAAATCATTGAAAAAATCAGTGTACCGACAACTTTACCAGAGGAAACATTGGCGTTAGTGTTTGATTTCTTTGATCGTTTTGAATTAGAAGCAATTGGAATCGGTTCCTTTGGTCCAATCGGTATTGATCCAACGAATGATCGCTATGGCTATGTCTTAGCTACGCCTAAACAAGGATGGCGAGATTTTGATTTCTTAGGAAGCATCAAACAACGATACGACGTTCCTTTGGCATGGACAACTGACGTCAATGCTGCGGCATATGGCGAATTGTTGAAAGGGGCGGCGCAAGGTAAAAATAGCTGCATCTATTTGACTGTCGGCACAGGTATTGGTGGCGGAGTCGTGTTGAATAGCGATATTCTTTCTGGTAGTGCGCATCCGGAAATGGGACACATCATGGTCAAACGTCATCCAGAAGACAACTACGAAGGAACTTGCCCTTTCCATAAAGACTGTTTAGAAGGATTAGCTGCTGGACCATCGATCGAAGCACGTACAGGAATCAAAGGACAAAATTTACCTGAGGATCATCCTGTCTGGGATATCCAAGCATATTATCTTGCACAAGCATTAGTCAATTATACATTGACGTTAGCGCCAGAAAAAATCATTTTAGGTGGTGGTGTCATGAATCAAGCACACTTACTACAAAAAGTGAGAGAACAATTTATGACATTGATGGCTGGTTACATGGAAACACCGCCAGTAGATGAGTATATTGTTCAATGGGGCATGCCGAACGAAAGTGGGATCATTGGAAGCCTGCTGTTAGCGGAAAAGGTACATCGAGAAGCAAATGAATTTGCATAA
- a CDS encoding type II toxin-antitoxin system RelE family toxin, with protein sequence MKYKVIYMPQAQKQLRKMDRNQARIIVAWIRKNLEGTSTPRQHGKGLTGNRGCEWRYRIGNYRILANIIDSEIIIEIFAIGHRSIIYKK encoded by the coding sequence ATGAAGTATAAAGTTATCTATATGCCTCAAGCGCAGAAACAGTTAAGAAAGATGGATCGAAATCAAGCAAGAATAATCGTTGCTTGGATTAGAAAAAATTTGGAAGGAACCAGCACCCCTCGACAACACGGTAAAGGATTGACGGGAAATCGAGGTTGTGAGTGGCGGTACCGCATTGGGAATTATCGCATACTAGCAAATATAATTGACTCTGAAATTATAATTGAAATATTTGCTATTGGTCATAGAAGTATTATTTACAAGAAATAA
- a CDS encoding GyrI-like domain-containing protein — translation MNIERTNLSSQIAVATKATAVTMENMTAAIDTGYEKLMQAVAQQGAQLISASYCAYLNSNEDFTVFDIELGIPINTAISASDEVYMSQTYGGKAVIATHPDSYATLEATYEAMLVYLQENHLESTGV, via the coding sequence ATGAATATTGAAAGAACTAACCTTTCGTCACAAATTGCTGTAGCAACCAAAGCGACTGCTGTTACTATGGAGAACATGACCGCTGCAATAGATACTGGCTATGAAAAATTGATGCAAGCTGTTGCCCAACAAGGTGCCCAACTGATTAGCGCCTCCTACTGTGCTTATCTGAATAGCAACGAAGACTTTACCGTCTTTGACATTGAGTTAGGGATTCCTATCAATACAGCTATTTCTGCAAGTGATGAGGTGTATATGAGTCAAACGTATGGTGGAAAAGCCGTTATCGCCACACATCCAGATTCTTACGCCACACTTGAGGCAACATACGAGGCAATGCTGGTTTATCTCCAAGAAAATCATTTGGAAAGTACAGGCGTATGA
- the uxaC gene encoding glucuronate isomerase, translating into MFLSDDFLLTNQWSKKLYHSSAEKMPIIDYHCHLSPKEIYENKPFTNLTEAWLSGDHYKWRLMRACGVPEEKITGHASDYEKFYAWCQTVPKIIGNPLYTWTHLELKRFFQIDLLINEENALNIWEQANKRLAEPAFRRREIAKNAKVTVICTTDDPIDELVYHELLAKEEPDLTVLPAFRPDAALNLTHEGFSEWLSKLSHVIGKPIADYTSLITALSQRIDYFHLHGCRLSDHGLDRLSYHKASEKELEQIFQKALAKETLTQTEIDAYRTETLNRLIPLYHAHGWTMQLHLHAYRNCNTQAFTRLGPDTGYDGINDQPLTSHLQQLLDHAEKNNQLPKTILYSLNPNDYPLLLALMGSFQKETAGKLQLGSGWWYNDTRAGMREQMTQLADSGVLGNFVGMLTDSRSFLSYTRHEYFRRVLCELIGEIVERGEAPEDIHLLGTLVEDICYTNARNYFGFFEEEK; encoded by the coding sequence ATGTTTTTATCTGATGATTTTTTATTAACCAATCAATGGTCAAAAAAACTGTACCATTCATCTGCTGAAAAAATGCCGATCATCGACTATCACTGTCATCTATCACCAAAAGAAATTTATGAGAACAAACCTTTCACTAATTTGACAGAAGCCTGGTTGAGTGGCGATCATTACAAATGGCGTTTGATGCGAGCCTGTGGTGTTCCAGAAGAAAAAATCACTGGTCACGCCTCAGATTACGAAAAATTTTACGCTTGGTGTCAAACGGTGCCGAAAATCATAGGCAATCCTTTGTATACTTGGACACATCTTGAATTGAAACGTTTCTTCCAAATCGATTTACTGATCAATGAAGAAAATGCTCTTAATATCTGGGAACAAGCAAATAAACGGTTAGCTGAACCAGCGTTTCGTCGACGAGAGATTGCGAAAAATGCGAAGGTGACTGTCATTTGCACAACAGATGATCCCATTGACGAGTTAGTCTATCACGAATTATTGGCAAAAGAAGAACCTGATCTCACAGTATTACCAGCGTTTCGACCAGATGCTGCATTAAATCTCACCCACGAGGGATTTTCTGAATGGTTGTCAAAATTGTCTCACGTAATTGGCAAACCAATCGCTGATTACACTTCTTTGATCACCGCATTGAGTCAAAGGATCGACTATTTCCACCTGCATGGCTGTCGCCTATCGGATCATGGATTAGATCGCTTGTCCTATCACAAAGCTTCTGAAAAAGAACTTGAACAGATTTTCCAGAAAGCATTGGCAAAAGAAACACTGACACAGACAGAAATTGATGCTTATCGAACAGAAACACTCAACAGGCTGATCCCTCTGTATCATGCGCATGGTTGGACGATGCAGTTGCATCTCCATGCTTATCGTAACTGCAATACCCAAGCATTCACACGCTTAGGGCCAGATACTGGTTACGACGGGATCAACGATCAACCACTAACCAGCCACCTGCAACAATTGCTGGATCATGCCGAGAAAAACAATCAATTACCGAAGACCATCCTTTATTCGCTCAATCCAAATGATTATCCCTTACTGCTTGCTCTGATGGGTAGCTTTCAAAAGGAAACGGCTGGAAAACTCCAACTCGGTTCTGGTTGGTGGTATAACGATACCCGAGCAGGCATGCGTGAACAGATGACACAACTTGCTGATAGCGGTGTTTTAGGAAATTTCGTCGGTATGTTGACGGATTCTCGCAGTTTTCTCTCTTATACACGACACGAGTATTTCCGACGTGTTCTCTGTGAGCTGATCGGTGAAATCGTGGAACGAGGCGAAGCGCCCGAAGACATCCATCTTTTAGGAACCTTAGTGGAAGATATCTGTTATACAAATGCGCGAAACTATTTCGGTTTCTTTGAGGAAGAAAAGTGA
- a CDS encoding RluA family pseudouridine synthase, translated as MDITITLPESHPTMTIRELLENEWLVPRKVRHFLRIRKNVLVNREPVLFHHEAKAGDQITLHFEETDYSYQDVQLGEATKVSVLYEDEHLIIVNKPVGIKTHPNEPTETNTLLNHLAAYLAQKNQRPYVVHRLDKETSGAVLFAKNPFILPILGRMLEQKKIYRRYQAVVWGKISQDVTITDKIGRDRHDRRKRVVDPRNGQPASTHVQVAEVSADKTKVYCVLDTGRTHQIRVHLAHQGHPIVGDPLYQTKSAKRLMLHALELHMTHPFTQEKIIARALPGLW; from the coding sequence GTGGACATCACGATCACGTTACCTGAATCTCATCCAACGATGACGATTCGAGAATTACTAGAAAACGAGTGGCTTGTACCAAGAAAAGTCCGTCACTTTTTGCGTATACGTAAAAACGTCTTAGTGAATCGCGAACCTGTTTTATTCCATCACGAAGCAAAAGCTGGGGACCAGATCACTTTGCACTTTGAGGAAACTGACTATAGTTACCAAGATGTTCAATTGGGGGAAGCAACAAAAGTCAGCGTGTTGTACGAGGACGAGCACTTGATCATTGTTAATAAACCAGTCGGTATCAAAACGCATCCGAATGAACCGACGGAAACGAATACGTTATTGAATCATCTGGCTGCTTACTTAGCTCAAAAAAACCAACGTCCATATGTCGTTCACCGATTAGACAAAGAAACAAGCGGGGCTGTTCTATTCGCTAAAAATCCTTTTATTTTGCCTATTTTAGGTAGAATGTTGGAACAGAAAAAAATCTACCGCCGTTATCAAGCCGTTGTCTGGGGTAAAATTTCTCAAGATGTAACAATCACAGACAAAATCGGCAGAGATCGTCATGATCGTCGCAAACGAGTGGTCGATCCAAGAAATGGGCAACCAGCCAGCACACATGTCCAAGTCGCCGAAGTTTCGGCAGATAAAACAAAGGTCTATTGTGTCCTAGATACAGGGAGGACGCATCAAATCCGCGTACACTTAGCGCATCAAGGCCACCCCATTGTTGGTGACCCGCTCTATCAAACGAAGTCAGCGAAACGTTTGATGCTCCATGCGTTGGAACTCCATATGACCCATCCATTTACACAAGAAAAAATCATTGCACGAGCATTGCCGGGATTATGGTAA
- a CDS encoding rhamnogalacturonan acetylesterase codes for MQTIHIAGDSTASIKNLTARPETGWGEVLGKYFQPKIRINNRAKNGRSSKSFIEEGRFTCLKEEFQAGDFLLIQFGHNDQKITEAKGTEPFGGYLEALDIYAQTALSLNVQPIFLTPVTRRLYLKNGELDPNCLGEYPNAMRQFAEKNNYPILDVFTRSQTTLQQYTQEETKKFYLHLPVDTYENYPSGLCDNTHFSPEGAALVAQLVVELLKETDFSLVNYLETASI; via the coding sequence ATGCAAACGATCCATATCGCAGGCGATTCCACTGCTTCAATCAAAAACCTGACTGCTCGACCAGAGACCGGCTGGGGAGAAGTCCTCGGTAAATACTTCCAACCTAAGATTCGGATAAACAACCGAGCAAAAAATGGCCGTAGTTCAAAATCATTCATTGAAGAAGGACGATTCACTTGCTTGAAAGAAGAATTTCAAGCGGGAGACTTTTTACTGATCCAGTTTGGCCACAACGACCAAAAAATCACTGAAGCAAAAGGAACAGAACCATTTGGTGGGTATCTGGAGGCACTTGATATCTATGCGCAAACAGCCTTATCCTTAAATGTACAGCCAATTTTCTTGACCCCTGTCACACGACGCCTTTACTTAAAAAATGGGGAATTAGATCCGAACTGCTTAGGAGAATATCCAAACGCAATGAGGCAATTCGCAGAAAAAAATAACTACCCTATTTTGGATGTTTTTACTCGATCACAAACTACTCTTCAACAGTATACGCAAGAAGAAACAAAAAAATTCTACTTGCATTTACCAGTTGATACTTATGAAAATTATCCCTCAGGCCTTTGTGACAACACCCATTTTAGTCCAGAAGGCGCTGCTTTAGTCGCTCAACTCGTCGTTGAACTACTAAAAGAAACAGATTTTTCATTAGTAAATTACCTTGAAACCGCTTCTATCTAA
- a CDS encoding YlbF family regulator, translating into MSNIYDSANQIEREIRELKEFKELEEAYAKVKANEEAHQLFKDFQAMQIELQEKQMSGQEFSDEDAARAQEMAMKIQTEEVINDLMQKEQGFSTIINDLNRIIMTPVRDLYSE; encoded by the coding sequence ATGTCAAATATTTATGATAGTGCAAATCAAATCGAACGTGAGATTCGTGAACTAAAAGAATTCAAAGAGCTAGAAGAAGCTTATGCAAAAGTAAAAGCGAATGAAGAAGCACATCAACTATTCAAAGATTTCCAAGCAATGCAAATCGAATTACAAGAAAAACAAATGAGCGGACAAGAATTCAGCGATGAAGATGCTGCCAGAGCCCAAGAAATGGCAATGAAAATCCAAACAGAAGAAGTTATCAATGACTTGATGCAAAAAGAACAAGGATTCAGCACGATCATCAATGATTTGAACCGTATCATCATGACACCAGTACGCGACTTGTACAGCGAATAG